The DNA window TGGCTGCCTGCTTGGCCCATGTTATGACCTTGGTTCTGTTAACATCCATTGAGTACCCCTCTACTTATTTGCGGGGAAAATTAATTAATTCGTAGCATTTGCAGGAGGTTTCGTGGGACACGTTACGGATGGTGCTACATAAAAGCGGGCTCTAACGTATACCGTTGGGGAGGTCTTACGTACGATTACATAGTAGTTGGGGCTGGGATAACTGGCCTGGCCACAGCCTATTACATAAAGGTCATGAGCCCTGACTCCTCGATTATAGTTATAGACCGCGAGAACTCCCCAGGGGCTGGCGACACCTCTAAGAGTGCCGCTGCCTTCAGGGCAGCCTTCACTAATAGGACAAACCTAATGCTGGCCAAGGGCGGCATAGCCTTCTATGAAGGCGTCCAAAAGGGCGGCTTCGACCTCGGCATGAGAAAGGTTGGGTACCTCTTTGCTGTTGACGAGCAGACAGAGTCCGTCGTGAGGCAGGGGGTTAAGGCTGCTGAGGCCGAGGGCGTTCATGTCAGGGAGGTCAGCCCTGAACTGTTGGAGAAGGCTCTGCGCATGAGGACCTCTGTTAAGGACGTCGAGGAGTCGAAGCTTGTAGGCGTTGGCGACATAGTCAACTCATACCTGTTTGAGGATGCTGGAATAATGGATGCCGAGAAGCTTGTAGACTACTACTACCTCAAACTTAAGTCAATGGGCACGGAGTTCATATTCGGCGTTCCAGTGAAGGAGTTCGTAGTATCAGCAACGAACCCGCTCGGCATAGAGGGTGAGCCCTTCCCGTGGGAGGACGCTAAGGTCAGCGGCGTCAGGCTCGGGGACGGAAGGTATATAGAGGCGCACAGGAAAGTTGTTGCGGCGATGGGCGTTTGGGCAAACGACCTGCTTAACAGGATAGGCGTGGACACCTACAGCAGGCCCAAGAAGAGGCAGCTGTTCGCTGTTAAGGCAGACGGGCAGGAGCTTAAGTCCATACTTTACGCTGAAGGCTTCAGTGCAGAGAAGGTTATGCCGTTCCTGATCCTTCCCAAGGGGGCCTATGTGAGGCCCAACCCCTCCGAGGGCACGTTCTGGATAGGCCTGGCTGACGAGCTGGGGAGGCCCTTCTTAAGGGAGGAGGACCCAAAGGCCGAGGAGAGGTACTACACCTACGGCATACTGCCAGTGCTAGGCACCTACATGCCCCAGCTGGGCCTGAAGTACCCTGAGGCCTCCTGGGCGGGCCACTACGACATAAGCTTTGACGGCATGCCAATAGTTTATGAGCCTTACAGGAGCGGGCTCGTAGTGGTTGCCGGGACCAGCGGGAGCGGCATCATGAAGGGTGACTCCATAGGCAGGGTCGCCGCGGGCCTCGCGCTTGATAAGGAGGAGGTAGAGCTTGGCGACGGCAGCGTCATAAGGACGTCAGTCCTAGGCCTAGAGGGGAGGGGGTCTGAGAGGGAGCTGTTGATTCTATGAGGATCCTAGTGGTCCTCTCAGAGGAGGCTGCGAAGTTTAAGGGCTCGCTGAAGAGCATTGGCACATCAGTTGAAGTGCTGGAAGTGAAGGACCTACTGTTCTTGAGACCAAGCGACCTTAGGCAGCTGCTGCCAGCTGGCTTTGAGAGCATTTATGACTACGTCATTTTACCAGGCAGCTACCCGTGGGACGCTGGCCTGGTAGGCCCCAACGTCTTCAAGGGGCCGGAGGGCCTAGGTCTCCTTGCAAGGCTCCTCATGGAGGGTGGGCACCTGCAGTTTAGCAAGCAGGAGGCGCTAGAGAAGTACATGCCTAGCAAGGTGAGCTCCTTAGCGCGCAGGGACCTCGAGGCCGTTAACTCGTCACCGGAGCTGCTTCCAGCGACGCCGCCGCCCATGAGGGTGCTGGCAGAGATCCCGCTCAGCGGCGCAGAGAGCCCTGGAGAGCTTTTGGATAAAGCAAGGAGCCTTGTGGCCGACGGCGCCGACATTGTGGTCCTCGCGCCGCTCACAGATAAAGCTAGGGCAAAGCTAAAGGAGTACTCATCGCGCTTGAGCGACACTGGTATAGCACTAGGCCTGGACGCTGACTATGAGGTTCTGGCGTCAAGCCCGAGCGGTTTTAGAGTCCTCCTCAGCCTTAGACCTTGGCAGGCCAAGGACGTCAGCTGGGCTAAGGGAAGGTATGTTGTTGTGCTTTCGGAGGATACGGCGGCCGCAGCAGAGTACGCAGTTCACATTGCCTCTCAGGGCGTCAGGCCTGTGCTTGACCCTGTTATGAAGCCCCCCGTGGTGCCCGGCGTGTGGGACTCCATGAACAGGCTCAGCGCTCTCAGATATTATGGGTTCCCAAAGATGGTCGGGGTAAGCAACGTGGTTGAGCTAATGGACGCTGACACCTCAGGCTCAGCCGCAATGTTAGTCTTCATAGCGGCCGAGCTCGGGGCCTCCTCGCTCCTTGTTGAGGAGGCCAGCACAAAGGCCAGGGGCCTGACGGCGGAGGTCAGGAGAGCGGCTGACATGGCGTCCCTGTCACTGCTCTGGCTCAAGCCACCCAAGGATGTTGGGGTGAGCCTGCTCAACTCTAAGGTTAAGCTCCCTGAGCTCGCGTCCAACGGCTACTCGGTGAGACTAACCTCAAGGGACTCCGTGGAGGTCTCCCTGGGGAGCCGCAGGGTAGCCGTGAGCTGCAGGGATCGGTGCCCCCCTAAGGAGCTGGGATTTACGGACCCTTCGCTGATAATAATGATGTACAGGGCCTGTCTCCCATGGTCAGCTGGGTGGAGCTGCTGAGCTAGCTGAGCAGCCCTGAGAGGGCGCCCCTGAGCTTAGCAAGCGAGTTAACAGGGTAGGTTGCAACAGTGAGGCACCTTATGCATATCGGCGTCAGTGAGGCGTAGCCCTTCTTAACCACATCGACGTCACTTCCCTCCTCGCCGCCCGAGTACGCAACCTCCAGATCATCTGTCCTCCACCCGAGGACATGATAAACGCCGTCCTCCTCTCCGTTGTACACCTCCTTGTTTGAGATGTTAGCTATGGGCGCTATGACGAGGCCCTTGGGGTCGCCCCTCGGGAAGTTAAGGTTAATTATTTCAACATCTACGAGCTCATAGAGCGTGTCGACGAGCCTCGACACGACCTCTGCCGTTATAATGGCGGCCGTCCTCAGGCCCCTCAGGTCCCCCTCGCCCTTGAGGCCCCTCAGCACGGAGTAGCTAGAGGCCACAGCCTTAACACCGAGGAGCGACGCCTCTATGGCGGCCCCTATGGTGCCACTTGTGAAGAAGTCCGTGATGCCCATGTTGGGCCCAATGTTAATCCCCGAGACTACTAGGGCTGGCCTGGAGGGAAGGAGGACCTTTATACCTAGGGTCACGGCGTCGGCGGGCCTTCCATCTATGGCCCACGCGTCCTTAGCGCCTTCAAGCTGGCGCCTCTCTACCCTTACAGTGAACGAGTTTGACTTGCTGGCCCCGCTTACCTGCTTGGCTGGGGCTACCACGTAGACCTCAAAGCCTCTGGAGGATAGCTCCTCTAGAATATATTGTAGGCCTAAGCTGTCAATTCCGTCGTCGTTGGTCAGCAGTAGCTTCTCCATGTTTTCCTCACTTCTGGCCTTGCAGAGCGCTAAAGTTAACGATAAGCGAAGTATAAAAATATTAACGATAGCCGTGGCGTCCCAAACCCGCTAGCCCTCAATGACAGAGAACATATAGCTGATGAGCCTTTCGTCGGCTCCCCTGTCGCACTCGGGCCTCTTGTCAAAGGAGCTCATTGCTGAGAGTATCGAGTCCTTCTCGTCGTCACCTGTGTACATTTCAACGTACGCAAAGGCGACGGAGTTTTCCTTATCTTGGTGCCTCCTGAGGGTTAAGGAGAGCTCCCCCATGGCCTCCGCCGCTGATGTCATATCGCCAGCCTCCAGGGAGGACTTCAGCCTGTCCGCCAGGGACCTGATGGTCGCGTGGTCAGCCTCAAGCTCCCCCTCAAGGGATCTGACGTCCTCCGTGAGCTTCTTGA is part of the Acidilobus sp. 7A genome and encodes:
- a CDS encoding hemerythrin domain-containing protein, which produces MKAVTLELQDEHILIERYASILDWTRTRLESGVGIDDEFLSSMLQFLSSFIISCHFAKEELYIFPVLKKLTEDVRSLEGELEADHATIRSLADRLKSSLEAGDMTSAAEAMGELSLTLRRHQDKENSVAFAYVEMYTGDDEKDSILSAMSSFDKRPECDRGADERLISYMFSVIEG
- a CDS encoding FAD-binding oxidoreductase, producing the protein MVVGAGITGLATAYYIKVMSPDSSIIVIDRENSPGAGDTSKSAAAFRAAFTNRTNLMLAKGGIAFYEGVQKGGFDLGMRKVGYLFAVDEQTESVVRQGVKAAEAEGVHVREVSPELLEKALRMRTSVKDVEESKLVGVGDIVNSYLFEDAGIMDAEKLVDYYYLKLKSMGTEFIFGVPVKEFVVSATNPLGIEGEPFPWEDAKVSGVRLGDGRYIEAHRKVVAAMGVWANDLLNRIGVDTYSRPKKRQLFAVKADGQELKSILYAEGFSAEKVMPFLILPKGAYVRPNPSEGTFWIGLADELGRPFLREEDPKAEERYYTYGILPVLGTYMPQLGLKYPEASWAGHYDISFDGMPIVYEPYRSGLVVVAGTSGSGIMKGDSIGRVAAGLALDKEEVELGDGSVIRTSVLGLEGRGSERELLIL
- the surE gene encoding 5'/3'-nucleotidase SurE; this translates as MEKLLLTNDDGIDSLGLQYILEELSSRGFEVYVVAPAKQVSGASKSNSFTVRVERRQLEGAKDAWAIDGRPADAVTLGIKVLLPSRPALVVSGINIGPNMGITDFFTSGTIGAAIEASLLGVKAVASSYSVLRGLKGEGDLRGLRTAAIITAEVVSRLVDTLYELVDVEIINLNFPRGDPKGLVIAPIANISNKEVYNGEEDGVYHVLGWRTDDLEVAYSGGEEGSDVDVVKKGYASLTPICIRCLTVATYPVNSLAKLRGALSGLLS